Proteins from a single region of Primulina tabacum isolate GXHZ01 chromosome 5, ASM2559414v2, whole genome shotgun sequence:
- the LOC142544298 gene encoding uncharacterized protein LOC142544298, translated as MQRGKVIAYASRQLKEYEENYPTHDLELAAVVFALKIWRLLSLWKEITLVYPGTMARLSALVLHSTLFDRIFKEQQLDAQLLELKRKSDLTGVSEFGLNRDGLLTFRGKICVPMNGDIQKDVLLEAHTAPYSVHPGSTKMYQDLRRLY; from the exons atgcagcgtgggaaagtgATAGCATacgcttctcgtcagttgaaggaaTACGAGGAGAATTATCCTACTCATGACTTGGAGCTGGCCGCTGTGGTgtttgccttaaagatttggcggctattatctttatg GAAAGAGATAACTTTGGTATATCCAGGTACAATGGCTCGATTATCTGCATTAGTTCTTCACTCAACTTTGTTTGATCGAATTTTTAAGGAACAACAGCTGGACGCTCAGTTATTAGAGTTGAAGAGGAAAAGTGATCTGACAGGAGTTTCGGAGTTTGGGTTGAATCGTGATGGTTTATTAACCTTTCGAGGTAAGATATGTGTTCCTATGAATGGTGACATTCAAAAAGATGTACTTCTTGAAGCTCATACAGCGCCATACTCTGTACACCctggtagtaccaagatgtaccaaGATCTTCGACGTCTTTACtag
- the LOC142544299 gene encoding uncharacterized protein LOC142544299 has protein sequence MAPYEALYGRKCRSPLFWEKVDERKMLVPELVQQTADVVALIQVRMRTAQSRQKSYADVRRRPLAFEYESLDILPNLSYEEMPVQILDRKVKVLRNKEIGLVKVLWRNQVIEEATWEPEEEMKHRYPSLFDGDSAAALPWRAGQRRSAAGPKRLGIARQSRSAAGPEALALQAP, from the exons ATGGCACCTTATGAAGctttatatggaagaaagtgccgaTCTCCTTTGTTTTGGGAAAAGGTAGATGAAAGGAAGATGTTGGTCCCGGAGTTGGTTCAACAAACAGCAGATGTTGTGGCATTGATCCAAGtaagaatgaggactgctcagtctcgacagaagagttatgccgatgttCGACGACGACCTTTAGCATTCGAG TACGAGTCATTGGATATTTTACCTAACCTAAGCTACGAGGAAATGCCggttcaaattcttgatcgcaaagttaaagtgttgagaaacaaagaaaTAGGCCTTGTaaaagttctttggaggaatcaagTGATTGAAGAGGCTACGTGGGAACCGGAAGAGGAGATGAAACATCGTTATCCGAGTTTATTCGATG GGGacagcgccgcagcgctgccTTGGCGTGCAGggcagcgccgcagcgctgcagGGCCGAAGCGCCTAGGCATTGCCAGGCAAAGCCGGAGCGCTGCAGGGCCTGAAGCCCTGGCGCTGCAGGCACCGTAG